One part of the Acinetobacter sp. TR3 genome encodes these proteins:
- a CDS encoding RepB family plasmid replication initiator protein codes for MNNDLVVMDNSIVKASYNLSVSEQRLLLSALAQIPKNEPIDPKQAYYITRDDFIRLGANADQATRDIRNATKDLMKKTLLIETNVGVLEFHWLSEVLRFDKNADARLKLKYPNPEDYKNYLNGLRKYNLLESLPFGRHSDDIVARVVFDSRILPLLSELKANFTQFLLDDVAGFGSVYSFRFYQMMMQFKSTGYCKISLEDLRYSLALFEKYEATKDLRKWVIDTAIKEINEKTPYKVSYELIKSGRKFTHLELKFKEKKAKEESKPSRDPDTVDMFCKMSDSQINTYSSILSQLHSLSDLSTFPNYKAFEVWIANILRDPASVREETAKRIFKTLRTETDFKRISYEKQ; via the coding sequence AGTGTGAGTGAACAACGTTTGCTCTTATCAGCATTAGCACAGATTCCTAAAAATGAACCAATAGACCCTAAACAAGCCTATTACATTACAAGAGATGATTTTATTCGACTGGGAGCTAATGCTGATCAGGCAACACGAGATATTCGGAATGCCACTAAAGATTTAATGAAAAAAACCTTACTTATAGAAACCAATGTAGGAGTATTAGAATTTCATTGGTTGTCAGAGGTTTTACGTTTCGATAAAAATGCGGATGCCCGATTAAAATTAAAATACCCAAACCCTGAAGATTATAAAAACTATCTCAATGGGTTAAGAAAATATAATTTACTAGAATCATTACCTTTTGGGCGACATAGTGACGATATTGTGGCTAGGGTTGTTTTTGATAGTCGTATTTTACCGTTACTCAGTGAGTTAAAGGCTAATTTCACCCAATTCCTACTTGATGATGTCGCAGGTTTTGGCAGTGTTTATAGTTTCCGCTTCTATCAAATGATGATGCAATTTAAATCAACAGGGTACTGTAAAATTAGTTTAGAAGACCTACGTTATTCTTTAGCTTTATTTGAAAAATATGAGGCTACTAAAGACCTGAGAAAATGGGTTATTGATACCGCAATCAAAGAGATCAATGAAAAAACACCTTATAAAGTTAGCTATGAGTTAATTAAATCAGGACGTAAATTTACGCATTTAGAGCTGAAATTTAAAGAAAAAAAGGCAAAAGAAGAATCTAAGCCAAGCCGTGATCCTGACACGGTGGATATGTTTTGCAAAATGTCAGACAGTCAAATCAACACATACAGTTCTATTTTGTCACAGTTACACAGCCTATCAGACCTTAGTACATTCCCAAATTACAAGGCGTTTGAGGTGTGGATTGCGAATATTCTACGTGACCCTGCCAGTGTACGAGAGGAAACAGCCAAGCGGATTTTTAAAACACTGCGGACAGAAACAGACTTTAAGAGAATAAGCTATGAAAAACAGTAA
- a CDS encoding antitoxin VbhA family protein → MKNSKLDEIRKRKEIHAQTQAIFAVDNLHPNPDTQYIFDAYNNGEIKSIDAAIKALDKHYGIKR, encoded by the coding sequence ATGAAAAACAGTAAGCTAGATGAGATCAGGAAAAGAAAGGAAATACATGCACAAACGCAAGCTATCTTTGCTGTAGATAATTTGCATCCAAACCCTGATACACAGTACATTTTTGATGCATACAACAATGGCGAGATTAAAAGCATTGATGCGGCAATCAAAGCATTAGACAAACACTATGGCATCAAGAGATAG